In Macrotis lagotis isolate mMagLag1 chromosome 8, bilby.v1.9.chrom.fasta, whole genome shotgun sequence, a single genomic region encodes these proteins:
- the LOC141495514 gene encoding uncharacterized protein LOC141495514, producing the protein MGEGLSEKGSDQIYSEVHPENEESYLLPSTGLANIPSQSPEAEEPQGAPIDPTDEVILEKKWNQTTSWEKQLKPFLPSSFLQASIPQGIPYYCTDCGKSFCLKSNLLTHQQTHTGKRLYQCPHCGDSFGDHINLSTHQKEHSEKRSHTCPECGKCFSDATNLNTHLRVHTGEKPYQCPVCEKSFSQSSGLIRHQRTHTGEKPYACSECGKGFRQSSDLVEHHRTHTGEKPYTCDDCGQNFSRPSNLVHHQRTHASERIFCCLECGKSFQHSTSLSRHRKTHTGEKPYRCPVCGDNFSQSSNLLTHQRSHTLEKPYKCPDCGRSFNRASNLLQHQQTHSPDRPYKCPYCEKTFSRSSNLITHQGTHTGEKPYKCLHCGKGFRSGSNLIQHQETHIGVKS; encoded by the coding sequence ATGGGAGAAGGACTTTCAGAAAAGGGATCTGATCAGATATATTCTGAGGTCCATCCTGAGAATGAGGAATCTTATCTGTTGCCTTCAACTGGGTTAGCCAACATCCCCTCCCAAAGTCCCGAGGCTGAGGaacctcaaggagctcccatagATCCGACTGATGAAGTTAttttggagaagaaatggaatcaAACCACATCTTGGGAAAAACAATTGAAACCTTTCCTCCCCAGCTCCTTTCTACAAGCATCCATTCCCCAAGGAATTCCCTATTATTGCACTGACTGTGGGAAAAGCTTTTGTCTGAAATCCAACCTTCTGACCCACCAACAGACCCACACTGGAAAGAGACTATATCAGTGTCCCCATTGTGGAGACAGCTTTGGGGACCACATCAACCTGTCCACCCATCAGAAGGAACACAGTGAGAAAAGGTCCCACACCTGTCCAGAGTGTGGAAAATGCTTTAGCGATGCTACCAATCTCAACACTCACCTTAGGGTTCACACAGGGGAGAAGCCCTATCAGTGCCCTGTGTGTGAGAAAAGCTTTAGCCAGAGTTCTGGTCTCATCCGGCACCAGAGGACCCACACTGGTGAAAAACCTTATGCATGTTCTGAATGTGGCAAAGGGTTCCGGCAGAGCTCAGATCTTGTGGAACACCATCGTACTCACACTGGTGAGAAACCTTACACCTGTGATGACTGTGGCCAAAATTTTTCCAGGCCCTCTAATCTGGTCCATCATCAGCGCACCCATGCTTCTGAGCGGATTTTCTGTTGTCTGGAATGTGGAAAGAGCTTTCAGCACAGCACTAGCCTGAGTCGCCACCGGAAGACACATACTGGGGAAAAACCTTATAGATGTCCTGTATGTGGAGACAATTTCAGCCAGAGCTCCAACCTCCTGACTCATCAAAGGAGTCATACACTAGAGAAACCATACAAATGTCCAGACTGTGGAAGGAGTTTCAACCGGGCTTCTAACCTCCTCCAACACCAACAGACACACAGTCCAGATAGACCCTATAAATGCCCATACTGTGAGAAGACCTTTAGCCGAAGCTCCAACCTCATTACCCATCAGGGTACACACACGGGGGAGAAACCATATAAATGCTTGCACTGTGGGAAAGGCTTCAGATCTGGTTCCAACTTGATTCAGCATCAGGAAACCCACATAGGAGTCAAATCCTAA
- the ZNF205 gene encoding LOW QUALITY PROTEIN: transcriptional repressor RHIT (The sequence of the model RefSeq protein was modified relative to this genomic sequence to represent the inferred CDS: inserted 1 base in 1 codon; substituted 1 base at 1 genomic stop codon), whose translation MSGGVWIDVGMDVCWVCEPTNPWKPERLQLRRGIGSGRQLPVKSTLLIPAPITGSKQPVYAAKPACLPQVTWEIRQTRMSLLVTSASCLSPRILISIFPXERSTRDQDMAAALLTAWSQMPVTFEDIAVYLSREEWSQLDPVQRGIYRDIIQEKNGLALEAVKIRKVGFVPPMEAAGHADMLGTGLRRADGDVAQTTEQEDSRENSGESQQFSFLEKSQKKLILSDEDLKIPLDFLXCIPERYYQDSSGEGPAPTGDKPELVIPQLTLPTKKTYTCEVCGRGFSWHSHLVTHQCIHTGEKPYTCTDCGKCFSRSTHLIQHQIIHTGDRPYTCPVCWKSFSHHSTLIQHQRIHTGEKPYVCGCCAKCFTRRSDLVTHQGTHMGTKPHRCPECNKCFTQSSALITHRQTHAGIKPYPCPECAKPFSQCSNLTSHQRTHTGEKPYSCGDCGKSFSHSSHLTAHQRAHRGVRPYPCPLCSKSFSRRSNLLRHQKIHMDPKALAVLMMGAAGTLTSPHSGPS comes from the exons ATGAGTGGGGGTGTGTGGATTGATGTGGGCATGGATGTGTGCTGGGTGTGTG AACCCACTAATCCCTGGAAGCCGGAAAGGCTGCAGCTGCGCAGGGGCATAGGATCTGGGAGGCAACTTCCTGTCAAATCCACACTCCTGATCCCAGCCCCCATCACTGGCTCCAAGCAACCAGTGTATGCTGCAAAGCCTGCCTGCTTACCCCAGG TAACCTGGGAAATCAGACAGACAAGGATGTCCTTGCTTGTCACCTCTGCTTCCTGCCTCTCTCCAAGGATCCTG atttctatttttccctgaGAGAGGAGCACCAGAGATCAGGATATGGCAGCTGCACTTCTTACTGCTTGGTCCCAA ATGCCAGTGACTTTTGAGGATATAGCTGTGTACCTTTCAAGAGAGGAATGGAGCCAGCTGGACCCTGTTCAGAGGGGCATCTACAGAGATATCATTCAGGAGAAAAATGGCCTGGCCTTAG AAGCTGTAAAGATAAGAAAAGTCGGGTTTGTTCCTCCAATGGAAGCTGCTGGTCATGCAGACATGCTTGGTACTGGTTTGAGAAGAGCTGATGGTGATGTAGCACAAACCACAGAGCAAGAAGACAGCAGGGAGAATTCAGGGGAAAGTCAGCAGTTTAGCTTCCTGGAGAAGAGTCAAAAGAAACTGATCCTATCTGATGAAGACCTTAAAATACCCCTGGACTTTC ATTGCATCCCTGAGAGATACTACCAAGACAGCAGTGGGGAAGGCCCAGCCCCAACAGGGGACAAACCTGAACTCGTGATCCCCCAGCTTACCCTTCCCACCAAAAAAACTTACACCTGTGAAGTGTGTGGCAGAGGTTTCAGCTGGCACTCTCATCTGGTGACCCACCAGTGTATACACACTGGGGAGAAGCCCTATACTTGTACAGACTGTGGTAAGTGCTTCAGCCGAAGCACCCACCTCATTCAGCACCAGATCATCCACACCGGGGACAGGCCCTACACCTGCCCTGTCTGCTGGAAGAGCTTCAGCCATCACTCCACACTGATCCAGCACCAGCgcatccacactggggagaagccttACGTGTGTGGCTGCTGTGCCAAGTGCTTTACTCGGCGCTCCGATCTGGTGACCCACCAGGGAACCCACATGGGCACTAAGCCTCATAGATGCCCAGAATGCAACAAGTGCTTCACCCAGAGTTCGGCCCTGATCACCCACCGGCAGACCCACGCAGGCATCAAACCCTACCCCTGTCCAGAGTGCGCCAAACCCTTCAGCCAGTGCTCCAACCTCACTTCTCACCAGCGCACCCACACAGGGGAGAAGCCCTACTCTTGTGGTGACTGTGGCAAAAGCTTCAGTCATAGCTCTCACCTCACTGCACACCAGCGAGCTCATCGTGGTGTGCGGCCCTACCCCTGCCCCCTGTGCAGCAAGAGTTTCAGCCGTCGCTCTAACCTTCTTCGACATCAGAAGATTCACATGGACCCTAAGGCCCTGGCTGTGCTGATGATGGGAGCAGCAGGGACTCTCACCAGCCCCCACTCTGGTCCTTCCTAA